One window of Scheffersomyces stipitis CBS 6054 chromosome 1, whole genome shotgun sequence genomic DNA carries:
- a CDS encoding predicted protein: MSFLKNAQSLKPLFDRVLVQRLKPATKTASGIYIPEKNQEKLNQATVIAAGPGVTNTTTGQVIPTSVKAGDKVLLPSFGGNPVKIGEEEYLLYTDKEILAKIEE, encoded by the exons ATG tctttcttgaaaaacGCCCAATCCTTGAAACCTTTGTTCGACAGAGTGTTAGTGCAAAGATTGAAGCCCGCCACCAAAACCGCTTCCGGTATCTACATCCCTGAAAAGAATCAGGAAAAATTGAACCAGGCCACTGTCATTGCTGCTGGTCCCGGTGTTACCAACACCACTACTGGGCAAGTGATTCCTACTTCGGTTAAGGCCGGTGACAAGGTTTTATTGCCATCTTTCGGTGGTAACCCCGTCAagattggagaagaagaatacttgTTGTACACCGACAAGGAgatcttggccaagattGAAGAGTAA
- the YPT52 gene encoding GTP-binding protein of the rab/ypt family → SNKFAQFKLVLLGESAVGKSSIVHRFVKNTFDDMRESTIGAAFLTQTINLPESKTTIKFEIWDTAGQERYKSLAPMYYRNANAALCVYDITSRSSFGKAQDWIKELKKQAPEGIVIALVGNKSDLEESREVDSAEVEEYVQQANEDGNTIIISDCSAKSGQGVLEIFTQIGRALPVDEVIAGSGGRGRPAGRRAGGVDLNRARRPEAASGCC, encoded by the coding sequence AGTAATAAATTCGCTCAGTTCAAGCTAGTGCTTCTCGGAGAGTCTGCGGTGGGCAAATCTTCCATAGTGCACCGTTTCGTCAAAAACACGTTTGATGACATGCGAGAATCGACAATCGGAGCTGCGTTCTTGACTCAGACCATCAACCTCCCGGAATCAAAGACAACGATCAAGTTTGAGATTTGGGACACAGCCGGACAAGAAAGGTATAAGTCGCTTGCACCAATGTATTACCGGAATGCTAACGCTGCACTCTGTGTCTACGACATTACGAGTCGCTCTTCTTTCGGCAAAGCGCAAGATTGGATCAAGGAATTAAAGAAACAGGCACCAGAAGGTATTGTGATTGCGCTTGTTGGAAATAAGTCGGATTTAGAAGAAAGTCGTGAAGTTGATTCGGCAGAAGTCGAGGAATACGTCCAACAGGCAAACGAGGACGGCAATACTATCATTATCTCCGATTGTTCAGCTAAACTGGGCCAGGGAGTCTTAGAGATATTCACCCAGATTGGCAGGGCCCTACCTGTGGACGAGGTAATAGCAGGCAGCGGCGGAAGAGGACGACCAGCAGGGAGAAGAGCTGGCGGAGTTGATTTGaacagagccagaagacCCGAGGCTGCAAGTggatgttgttga